Proteins from a single region of Chryseobacterium sp. T16E-39:
- a CDS encoding ATP-binding protein, which yields MNFVECHEEPIHIPGYIQSFGYLIGIDAKSHFITFFSENIRDLFTIGNKDLLFDKMISDFPESFQSIIESDIYRSLNTYTKRENETYFDKIFIGDIEYHFSVFRNGAHIFLEFEKVVENPNKRISNKYDNFYIIDNAQEIWDQLLNTLSKIVNYDRMMIYKFMTDGSGKVIAEKRDKNTQSYLGLHYPETDIPKQARALYMKKRKRIFSNVYSENIPIISKTKQNIDLTFAASRGMSPIHGQYIKNSGASSSFSVSIIIDDKLWGLVTCQNSTPKHIDLEDRVQAGIFTALASNAYSSFKTKKELEYRIDLNEKSAYLKTEFLKQNSLFDSLVQSRKEIKELAEADGLAIISDENIVKTGTTPSHAVIEKIVSWAYKNTDKSIYINRSFLKEYGNDLDVDKDSAGIIIYFIDRTKNEMLIWFRREFDEHIDWAGNPEKKIDVFVQNGEEKHMVSPRKSFEVFKENIKGNSRRWSSRNIGGVQAIRDVILETSHKQYNTIKQLNDQLKKVNEELDSFSYTISHDLGTPLTVMKLNAQMLLANLDTSEKEKNKLKSIIEEIDNMAEMMHDVLQLSRAKHSEIELESLQTIQTIEKISENAKITFDSPKSEIIIKECPEVLADKTMMHQVFLNIINNAVKYSSHQDQPVIEIEGKENEEMIIYRISDNGIGIPEEEKHKMFKIFNRMDNAKKFKGNGIGLSIVHRIMKRIGGNVDYESNKEGTSFILKFKKP from the coding sequence ATGAATTTTGTAGAGTGTCATGAAGAACCCATTCATATTCCGGGGTATATACAAAGTTTTGGATACCTGATTGGCATTGATGCAAAATCTCATTTCATTACTTTTTTCAGTGAAAACATCCGGGATCTATTTACTATCGGGAATAAAGATTTACTTTTCGATAAAATGATCAGTGACTTTCCTGAAAGTTTTCAAAGTATAATAGAATCAGATATTTATCGATCATTGAATACCTATACCAAGAGGGAAAATGAAACCTATTTTGATAAAATCTTTATCGGGGATATTGAATATCACTTTTCTGTTTTCCGCAATGGAGCCCATATTTTTTTAGAATTTGAAAAGGTTGTCGAAAACCCTAATAAACGGATATCGAATAAATATGATAATTTTTATATCATCGATAATGCCCAGGAAATATGGGATCAGCTTTTAAATACACTTTCCAAAATTGTCAATTATGACCGGATGATGATTTATAAATTCATGACCGATGGATCTGGCAAAGTAATAGCTGAAAAAAGAGACAAAAATACACAGAGCTATCTTGGATTGCATTATCCTGAAACCGATATTCCAAAACAGGCGAGGGCGCTGTACATGAAAAAGAGAAAGAGGATCTTTAGTAATGTATATTCCGAAAACATACCCATTATAAGCAAAACAAAACAAAATATTGACCTTACCTTTGCTGCATCACGGGGAATGTCACCGATCCATGGTCAGTATATTAAAAATTCAGGAGCTTCGTCGAGCTTCAGTGTTTCCATCATCATCGATGATAAACTTTGGGGGCTGGTTACATGCCAGAATTCGACACCGAAACATATTGATCTTGAAGACCGTGTTCAGGCCGGTATTTTTACGGCTTTAGCATCTAATGCCTATTCTTCTTTTAAAACAAAAAAAGAACTGGAGTATCGTATTGATCTCAATGAGAAATCAGCCTATTTGAAAACAGAATTTCTGAAGCAGAATTCTTTGTTTGATTCCCTGGTTCAGAGCAGGAAAGAAATTAAAGAGCTTGCAGAAGCGGATGGGCTTGCTATTATTTCTGATGAAAATATTGTAAAAACAGGGACAACCCCTTCACATGCTGTTATTGAAAAGATAGTCAGTTGGGCCTATAAAAATACAGATAAAAGTATTTACATCAACCGTAGTTTTCTGAAAGAATATGGAAATGATTTGGATGTAGATAAAGATTCTGCTGGAATTATTATATACTTTATTGATCGGACTAAAAATGAAATGTTGATTTGGTTCCGCAGGGAATTTGATGAACATATTGACTGGGCGGGAAATCCTGAAAAGAAAATCGATGTTTTCGTTCAGAATGGTGAAGAAAAACATATGGTCTCCCCAAGAAAATCCTTTGAAGTATTTAAAGAAAATATTAAAGGAAATTCCAGACGGTGGAGTTCAAGAAATATTGGTGGAGTTCAGGCGATCAGAGATGTCATTTTAGAAACATCACACAAGCAGTATAATACGATAAAACAGCTCAATGATCAGCTTAAAAAAGTAAATGAAGAATTGGATAGCTTTTCTTACACCATTTCTCATGACCTGGGAACACCTCTTACTGTAATGAAACTCAATGCCCAAATGCTTCTTGCCAATCTGGATACCTCTGAAAAAGAAAAAAATAAGCTGAAATCCATTATCGAGGAAATTGATAATATGGCTGAGATGATGCATGATGTTCTGCAATTAAGCAGGGCTAAGCACAGTGAAATAGAACTGGAAAGCCTGCAGACTATTCAGACAATTGAAAAAATATCTGAAAACGCTAAAATTACTTTTGACAGTCCAAAGAGTGAGATCATTATCAAAGAATGCCCGGAAGTACTGGCTGATAAGACCATGATGCATCAGGTGTTTTTAAATATCATCAATAATGCGGTTAAATATTCCTCTCATCAGGACCAACCTGTGATTGAAATTGAAGGGAAGGAAAATGAAGAAATGATTATTTACAGAATTTCAGATAACGGAATAGGAATTCCTGAAGAAGAAAAACACAAGATGTTTAAGATTTTCAACAGAATGGATAACGCAAAGAAATTTAAGGGAAATGGTATTGGGTTGTCTATTGTCCATAGGATTATGAAAAGAATAGGGGGAAATGTGGATTATGAAAGCAATAAA
- a CDS encoding porin, which produces MTFFSIKKRKQLFCLLLFSLSMSGQVKDTVQTKPEEENIKYPQLQIKGLFQARYLVGMTKDVDVNGLHHEDGSGTDNNFMVKYMRVQVRAQISKRTEVVVLANLADFKNDPKSRVLENAYLKYTFNPKLAITVGQFRPWFGIEETYPIDIIKSLDWSNQYTEFGKLGWTSFQIGMSATGQLQLGEIPFQYAVSIVNGNGKNQVNDNDNGKQYSTRLVFGLSKKYNFNVGLNGGTGEVFGKKVYALGIDLSSLVNFDPKWSLDMQLEAKQATNHVLYNSIDPEQRPDNPDNYLIRGVYFLPNLRYEINHRNLSAFELSCRYEYLDTNFRMNSNPRQTITPMFGLEFLKNYGARIQLGVQFDRYKKQIINTSQYNSNLFIVQVQSRF; this is translated from the coding sequence ATGACCTTTTTTTCAATCAAAAAAAGAAAGCAATTATTTTGTCTGTTATTATTCTCATTATCAATGAGTGGACAGGTAAAAGACACAGTACAAACCAAACCGGAAGAGGAGAATATAAAATATCCTCAACTTCAGATCAAAGGACTTTTCCAGGCCCGATATCTTGTAGGCATGACCAAAGACGTTGATGTAAATGGACTTCATCACGAGGATGGATCGGGAACTGACAATAACTTTATGGTAAAATATATGAGGGTACAGGTTCGCGCACAAATCAGTAAACGGACGGAAGTTGTCGTACTGGCGAACCTTGCAGATTTTAAAAATGATCCTAAAAGCAGGGTTCTTGAAAATGCTTATTTAAAATATACTTTCAACCCTAAACTCGCCATTACGGTGGGGCAGTTTCGCCCATGGTTCGGTATTGAAGAAACATATCCTATTGATATTATTAAATCCCTGGACTGGTCCAATCAATATACAGAGTTTGGAAAACTGGGCTGGACAAGTTTCCAGATTGGGATGTCAGCTACCGGACAGCTTCAATTGGGAGAAATACCATTTCAGTATGCCGTTTCGATTGTCAATGGAAATGGAAAGAACCAGGTTAATGACAATGACAACGGAAAACAATATTCCACAAGACTTGTGTTTGGATTATCCAAAAAATATAATTTCAATGTAGGCTTAAACGGAGGTACCGGTGAAGTTTTTGGCAAAAAAGTGTACGCTCTGGGAATTGACCTCAGCTCACTCGTTAATTTTGATCCTAAATGGAGTCTCGATATGCAACTTGAAGCTAAGCAGGCAACCAATCATGTTTTATACAACTCAATAGATCCGGAGCAGAGACCGGACAATCCCGACAACTATTTAATCCGGGGTGTATACTTCCTTCCGAATCTGAGATATGAAATTAACCATAGAAACTTAAGTGCCTTCGAGCTATCCTGCCGCTATGAATACCTCGATACCAATTTCAGGATGAACTCCAATCCAAGACAGACCATCACTCCGATGTTTGGACTGGAATTCTTAAAAAATTATGGTGCCAGAATTCAGCTGGGAGTTCAATTCGATCGATATAAAAAGCAAATTATAAATACATCTCAATACAACAGTAATCTGTTTATTGTTCAGGTACAAAGTAGATTTTAA
- a CDS encoding anion permease, with protein MKEINIKNIAITFAVALIIWFIPEPVGVTADAWHLFAIFAATILGIILKAAPMGTMCMMAIAFTALTQVVAPGDAGKAITKALSGFGDKVIWLIGISFFIARGFIKTGLGNRIAFLFIRIFGKSSLGLAYGLGLADVCLAPAIPSNTARGGGIIYPIMKSMAISFDSVPEKPETHRKLGAFLTLNSYYMNLIASSMFLTGTASNPMCQKFAANLGINITWMSWAAAGFVPGLVAFFVVPLVLYKLYPPELKKTGDAPKMAAQKLKEMGPISRNEWLMLLAFFILLGLWIFGGALSIDATTTAFIGLTLLLLTSVLTWEDVKSEKGAWDTIVWFAVLVMMASSLNELGFIGWFSDLIKVKIGGLSWQVAFPVIIVVYFFSHYIFASATAHVAAMYAALLGVGVAVGIPPMLLAMMLGFLGSIYGVLTHYGHGPAPVFFGSGYVELKAWWLRGLEIGIVLLIIYMVVGGLWMKVLGYY; from the coding sequence ATGAAAGAAATTAATATTAAAAATATAGCAATAACTTTTGCGGTTGCTCTTATTATCTGGTTTATTCCTGAACCCGTAGGTGTTACTGCTGATGCCTGGCATCTCTTTGCCATTTTTGCAGCAACAATTTTAGGAATTATCCTGAAAGCCGCCCCTATGGGAACGATGTGTATGATGGCAATCGCATTTACGGCGCTAACTCAGGTGGTCGCACCTGGAGATGCGGGAAAAGCAATCACTAAAGCACTTTCCGGCTTTGGAGATAAAGTGATCTGGCTGATCGGAATTTCATTTTTTATTGCCCGTGGATTTATAAAAACCGGACTGGGAAATCGGATTGCTTTTTTATTCATAAGAATTTTTGGTAAAAGCTCCCTCGGTCTTGCATATGGTTTAGGACTGGCAGATGTCTGCCTTGCTCCTGCTATTCCAAGTAACACTGCACGTGGGGGTGGGATTATTTATCCTATCATGAAATCGATGGCGATCAGCTTCGACTCCGTTCCTGAAAAACCTGAAACCCATAGAAAATTAGGAGCATTTCTGACCCTCAACAGTTATTATATGAATCTCATTGCCTCCTCCATGTTCTTAACTGGAACAGCAAGTAACCCTATGTGTCAGAAATTTGCAGCTAACCTTGGGATCAATATTACATGGATGTCCTGGGCTGCGGCGGGTTTTGTGCCTGGTCTTGTAGCATTCTTTGTCGTTCCTTTGGTTTTGTACAAACTATACCCACCTGAATTAAAGAAAACAGGAGATGCCCCTAAAATGGCGGCTCAAAAGCTAAAAGAAATGGGTCCTATCTCAAGAAATGAGTGGCTGATGTTACTCGCGTTCTTTATTTTATTGGGACTCTGGATATTTGGGGGAGCACTTTCAATTGATGCCACTACTACAGCCTTTATTGGTTTAACCTTATTGCTTTTAACTTCAGTACTTACCTGGGAGGATGTAAAATCCGAAAAAGGGGCATGGGATACCATCGTATGGTTTGCCGTACTGGTAATGATGGCTAGTTCACTCAATGAGCTTGGCTTCATCGGATGGTTCAGTGATCTTATCAAGGTTAAAATCGGAGGGCTCAGCTGGCAGGTAGCTTTCCCTGTGATTATCGTCGTTTACTTTTTCAGTCATTATATTTTTGCCAGTGCTACGGCTCACGTAGCTGCGATGTATGCTGCCCTATTAGGAGTGGGAGTTGCAGTGGGAATTCCGCCAATGTTACTGGCAATGATGCTTGGTTTCCTTGGCTCTATTTATGGAGTACTTACTCATTATGGCCACGGCCCGGCTCCCGTATTTTTCGGAAGTGGATATGTGGAATTAAAGGCATGGTGGCTTCGTGGTCTGGAAATAGGAATTGTACTTCTTATTATTTACATGGTAGTAGGGGGTCTTTGGATGAAAGTACTGGGATATTATTAA
- a CDS encoding succinate dehydrogenase cytochrome b subunit: MLSTLSRKMLMCLTGLFLSFFLLIHFLGNLQLFLAQEQAHLQFNAYSHFLSGNIVIKIVSYVLYVSIILHAVDGLIITLRNKKSSGHYRTDRRGRASKWYSRNMGILGTLILIFLVIHFQNFWYVYKFGSPPLDNNGNKDLYILVVTVFKEWWYVIIYVISMVALCYHLIHGIYSAVRTLGLYHPKFVKWFKTIGIAYSVIISIGFALMPIYIFFTAN, encoded by the coding sequence ATGCTATCTACCTTATCAAGAAAAATGCTGATGTGCCTCACAGGACTTTTCCTGAGTTTCTTCCTGCTGATCCATTTTCTGGGAAATCTTCAGCTGTTTCTCGCTCAGGAGCAAGCTCACTTACAGTTCAATGCTTATTCTCATTTTCTTTCGGGTAATATTGTTATTAAAATAGTTTCCTACGTCTTGTATGTAAGCATTATCCTTCATGCTGTAGACGGTTTGATCATTACATTAAGAAACAAAAAATCCAGTGGACATTACCGGACCGACCGACGTGGAAGAGCCAGCAAATGGTATTCCCGTAATATGGGAATATTAGGAACTTTGATTCTCATCTTTCTGGTGATTCACTTTCAGAATTTCTGGTATGTCTATAAGTTCGGAAGCCCTCCATTGGATAACAATGGTAACAAAGATCTTTATATTCTGGTGGTAACGGTCTTTAAAGAATGGTGGTATGTGATCATTTATGTGATTTCTATGGTCGCTTTATGCTATCATCTTATTCACGGGATATACAGTGCGGTGAGAACACTGGGACTTTATCACCCAAAGTTTGTCAAGTGGTTTAAAACCATAGGAATTGCTTATTCAGTTATTATCAGTATTGGATTTGCACTCATGCCCATTTATATATTCTTTACCGCTAATTAA
- a CDS encoding fumarate reductase/succinate dehydrogenase flavoprotein subunit: MLDSKIPQGPLEQKWTNYKKTAKLVNPANRKKLDVIVVGTGLAGSSIAASLGEMGYHVKSFCFQDSPRRAHSVAAQGGVNAAKNYKNDGDSVYRMFVDTLKGGDFRAREANVYRMAECSLNLIDQAVAQGVPFGREYGGYLNNRSFGGVQVSRTFYARGQTGQQLLLGAYQALMRQVGKNTVQLFSRHEMLDLVIIDGKARGIIVRNLDTGEIERHSAHAVVLATGGYGKIYYLSTLAMGCNGSAIWRAHKKGALMASPSWIQVHPTSLPQSGDYQSKLTLMSESLRNDGRIWVPLKENETRPSNDIPENERDYYLERRYPAFGNLAPRDISSRAAKERIDTGFGIGPLKNAVYLDFSKAIREQGKEKIQEKYGNLFDMYLKITGYDAYKEPMMISPSAHFSMGGLWVDYELMTTIPGLFALGEANFADHGANRLGANSLLQASVDGYFIAPYTIANYLSNEIHTGKISTEDPAFEKAENAVKQQIEDLINIKGTKTVDHYHKTLGKLLYDYCGLARNKEGLKYAIEEIQKLKAEFYKNVRVSGHGNNMNTELEKAGRVADYFEIGELMCYDALTRNESCGAHFREEYQTPDGEALRNDSEFQFISAWAWTGENQEPELIKEPLVFEEIQPTVRSYK; the protein is encoded by the coding sequence ATGTTAGATTCTAAAATACCGCAGGGGCCATTGGAACAAAAATGGACTAATTATAAAAAAACAGCAAAACTTGTAAATCCCGCCAACCGCAAAAAACTGGACGTTATCGTAGTGGGTACCGGACTAGCAGGGAGCTCTATCGCAGCGTCTTTAGGGGAAATGGGGTATCATGTGAAATCATTTTGCTTTCAGGACAGCCCGAGAAGAGCCCATTCTGTAGCAGCCCAGGGAGGTGTAAATGCAGCTAAGAACTACAAAAATGACGGAGATAGTGTATACAGAATGTTCGTTGACACATTGAAGGGCGGAGATTTCAGAGCCCGGGAAGCGAACGTATACCGTATGGCAGAATGTTCATTAAACCTCATCGATCAGGCAGTGGCACAGGGAGTCCCTTTTGGCAGAGAATATGGAGGTTATCTTAATAACCGCTCTTTTGGCGGTGTTCAGGTAAGCCGCACATTTTATGCACGGGGGCAAACCGGCCAGCAACTGTTACTTGGGGCTTACCAGGCTTTAATGAGACAGGTTGGTAAAAATACAGTACAGCTATTTTCCAGACATGAAATGCTTGATCTCGTCATCATCGACGGAAAAGCAAGAGGAATTATTGTCAGAAATTTAGATACCGGAGAGATTGAAAGACATTCAGCTCATGCTGTTGTACTGGCAACCGGCGGATATGGTAAGATCTATTACCTTTCCACATTAGCCATGGGATGCAATGGATCTGCTATATGGAGAGCACATAAAAAAGGAGCGCTGATGGCTTCCCCAAGCTGGATTCAGGTACACCCTACTTCACTTCCCCAATCCGGAGATTATCAATCAAAACTTACCCTTATGTCTGAATCTCTGCGTAATGATGGCAGAATATGGGTTCCTTTAAAGGAAAATGAGACGAGACCATCTAATGACATTCCTGAAAACGAAAGGGATTATTATCTTGAAAGAAGATATCCGGCTTTTGGAAATCTGGCTCCCAGAGATATATCATCCAGAGCTGCGAAAGAAAGAATTGATACTGGTTTTGGAATCGGTCCTCTGAAAAATGCGGTATATCTCGATTTTTCCAAAGCGATCAGAGAGCAGGGAAAGGAGAAGATCCAGGAAAAATATGGAAACCTGTTTGACATGTATCTTAAAATTACAGGCTATGATGCATACAAAGAGCCCATGATGATCTCCCCTTCCGCCCACTTTTCAATGGGAGGTTTATGGGTAGATTATGAACTGATGACCACTATTCCGGGATTGTTTGCTTTAGGTGAAGCCAATTTTGCAGATCATGGAGCCAACAGACTGGGCGCTAACTCTCTTCTTCAGGCTTCTGTAGATGGTTATTTTATAGCCCCTTACACCATTGCTAATTATCTCTCTAATGAAATTCATACCGGTAAAATATCAACGGAAGATCCGGCATTTGAAAAAGCTGAAAATGCAGTCAAGCAACAAATTGAAGACTTAATTAATATCAAGGGCACAAAAACCGTTGATCATTATCATAAAACCTTAGGAAAGTTGCTTTATGATTACTGTGGATTAGCCAGAAATAAAGAAGGTCTGAAATATGCCATTGAAGAAATACAGAAACTTAAAGCAGAATTCTATAAAAATGTAAGGGTTTCCGGACATGGAAATAACATGAATACCGAGTTGGAAAAAGCGGGCCGTGTTGCCGACTATTTTGAAATCGGCGAGCTGATGTGTTATGATGCCCTTACCAGAAATGAATCCTGTGGTGCCCATTTCCGTGAAGAATATCAAACTCCGGACGGAGAAGCCCTGAGAAATGATTCTGAATTCCAGTTTATTTCTGCATGGGCGTGGACTGGTGAAAATCAGGAACCTGAATTAATTAAAGAACCGCTTGTATTTGAAGAAATACAACCCACCGTAAGAAGCTATAAATAA
- a CDS encoding succinate dehydrogenase/fumarate reductase iron-sulfur subunit: MDLHLKIWRQKDKSTEGKLVNYDLKELNSHMSFLEMLDTLNEKLITEGEEPVEFDHDCREGICGQCGMMINGLAHGPLENTTTCQLHLRSFKDGETIVIEPFRAEAFPIKRDLKVDRSAFDRIISSGGFVSVNTGQAPDATAIAVTHQVAEEAFDSAACIGCGACVATCKNASAALFTSAKISHMALLPQGKEERSERVLKMVRQMDKELFGHCSNTEACEVECPQGISVLNIARMNYEYSRAMFFGKK; this comes from the coding sequence ATGGATTTACATCTTAAAATATGGAGACAGAAAGACAAAAGCACTGAAGGAAAGCTGGTAAATTATGATTTAAAAGAATTGAATTCCCATATGTCTTTTCTTGAGATGCTTGATACCTTAAATGAAAAACTCATCACTGAAGGAGAAGAGCCGGTAGAATTTGATCACGACTGTCGTGAAGGCATCTGTGGACAATGTGGAATGATGATCAATGGTTTAGCCCATGGTCCGTTGGAAAACACAACTACATGTCAGCTTCACCTCCGTTCCTTTAAAGACGGGGAAACCATTGTCATAGAACCGTTCCGTGCTGAAGCATTTCCAATAAAGAGAGATTTGAAGGTAGACCGCTCTGCATTCGACAGAATTATTTCTTCAGGAGGTTTTGTATCCGTGAATACGGGACAAGCTCCGGATGCAACCGCAATAGCGGTCACTCACCAGGTCGCTGAAGAGGCTTTTGATTCTGCCGCCTGCATCGGATGTGGTGCCTGTGTGGCCACCTGTAAAAATGCAAGTGCAGCATTGTTTACCTCTGCTAAAATCAGTCATATGGCGTTGCTTCCGCAAGGAAAAGAAGAAAGGAGCGAACGTGTTCTTAAAATGGTCCGGCAGATGGATAAGGAATTATTTGGCCACTGCTCTAATACGGAAGCCTGTGAAGTGGAATGTCCACAAGGAATCTCTGTCCTCAATATAGCCCGAATGAACTATGAATACAGCAGAGCTATGTTCTTTGGAAAAAAATAA
- a CDS encoding cyclase family protein has translation MKPTIIDLSKPIQYNAGDPWFMKVKIKHKPHKRAHWLIRLALQLPSKLFPKNWTGWADDTIKNMGLHSTTHIDAPWHYGPVVEGKPAKTIDQIPLEWCYGEGIVIDCTHKEDFVAITIEDLKKDLDKNSITIEEGNIVLIKTGRDKMMGTPDFVEKGTGMSKEATEWLIDQGVKVMGIDQWGWDLPLKFMAKKAKEMNDPEYFWEAHRVGIEKEYLHIEQLTNLGALPASGFKICVFPLKIVGGSAAPARVVAILNS, from the coding sequence ATGAAACCTACAATAATCGATTTATCAAAGCCTATTCAATATAATGCCGGAGACCCCTGGTTTATGAAAGTAAAGATCAAACATAAACCCCACAAAAGAGCACACTGGCTTATCCGGCTGGCTCTACAACTTCCATCAAAACTTTTTCCTAAAAACTGGACAGGCTGGGCAGATGATACCATCAAAAATATGGGACTTCATTCGACCACTCATATTGATGCTCCATGGCATTATGGTCCCGTGGTTGAGGGAAAGCCGGCTAAAACAATTGACCAGATTCCTTTGGAATGGTGCTATGGAGAAGGAATTGTAATTGATTGCACTCATAAGGAAGATTTTGTAGCCATTACAATAGAGGATCTCAAAAAAGATCTTGATAAAAACAGCATTACGATTGAAGAAGGTAATATTGTCCTTATCAAAACAGGAAGGGACAAGATGATGGGAACCCCGGATTTTGTAGAAAAAGGAACAGGAATGAGTAAAGAAGCCACCGAATGGCTGATTGATCAAGGGGTAAAAGTAATGGGCATCGATCAGTGGGGTTGGGATCTGCCATTAAAATTTATGGCTAAAAAAGCAAAGGAGATGAACGACCCTGAGTATTTCTGGGAGGCACATCGTGTCGGTATAGAAAAAGAATATTTACATATAGAGCAACTTACTAACCTTGGTGCATTACCGGCTTCCGGATTTAAAATATGTGTATTTCCATTGAAGATTGTAGGTGGTTCTGCTGCGCCGGCAAGGGTTGTGGCGATACTTAATTCTTAA
- a CDS encoding nucleoid-associated protein — protein sequence MFSKIIVHRVGNKINGESLILSQEELQLEEGMAEMLEDYFLGSFKTEETYQFYSDTYLVNNPVYSSVTEIFEDKAKFLWEAENIAKHLFEAAENPRVQGGELFIVFFEDEREGDEKVDKIGIFKTEKRESFLKIFPQEETFALEKDQGIGLSKIDKAALIYNNHKENGYVLSVVDNNKNGDMYYWFEDFLKVKQRDDEYFHTQEALMVYKDYITKQLPQEFEVSKADQADFLNKSINFFKEKEEFKLDDFATEVLGDQHVIESFVNFKTDYEQDMQINIAEEFPISEAAVKKTQRHFKSIIKLDKNFHIYIHGDRKMLEQGQDEKGKFYMLYFDKEV from the coding sequence ATGTTTTCAAAAATTATAGTACACAGAGTAGGAAATAAGATCAACGGAGAGTCTTTAATACTTTCTCAGGAGGAATTGCAGCTGGAAGAAGGGATGGCAGAGATGCTTGAAGATTACTTTTTAGGTTCTTTTAAAACAGAGGAAACGTACCAGTTTTATAGTGATACTTATTTAGTGAATAATCCTGTCTACAGTTCCGTAACGGAAATTTTTGAGGATAAAGCTAAGTTCCTTTGGGAAGCTGAAAATATCGCTAAGCATCTTTTTGAAGCTGCAGAGAACCCAAGAGTTCAGGGTGGAGAGTTGTTTATTGTTTTCTTTGAAGATGAGAGGGAAGGTGATGAGAAAGTGGATAAAATTGGAATTTTTAAAACTGAAAAAAGAGAATCTTTCTTAAAAATATTTCCGCAGGAAGAAACTTTTGCATTGGAAAAAGATCAGGGGATCGGATTGTCAAAAATTGATAAAGCTGCGCTGATTTACAATAACCACAAAGAGAACGGGTATGTATTGTCTGTAGTAGACAATAACAAAAACGGGGATATGTATTACTGGTTTGAAGATTTCTTAAAAGTAAAACAGCGTGATGACGAATATTTCCATACTCAGGAGGCTTTAATGGTCTATAAAGATTATATTACAAAACAGCTTCCTCAGGAGTTTGAAGTTTCTAAAGCGGACCAGGCCGACTTTTTAAATAAATCGATTAATTTCTTTAAAGAAAAAGAAGAATTTAAGCTCGATGATTTTGCAACCGAAGTATTGGGTGATCAACATGTGATTGAAAGCTTCGTCAATTTTAAAACAGATTACGAACAGGATATGCAGATCAACATAGCAGAAGAGTTTCCAATCAGCGAAGCCGCGGTTAAAAAGACCCAGCGACATTTTAAAAGTATCATTAAATTAGACAAGAATTTCCATATCTATATCCATGGAGACCGAAAAATGCTGGAGCAGGGACAGGACGAGAAAGGGAAGTTCTATATGTTGTATTTTGATAAGGAAGTGTAG
- a CDS encoding thioredoxin family protein — protein MKYSKIILVLTVLLFQFSFAQEKADVVLNKALTEAKKENKNVLLVFHASWCQWCKLMEKNMNLPETKPLFDKNYVTAYVDVQERGEKKALENPGGQEIMNKYKGENAGLPFWLVLNPKGEVLADSFNDKGENLGSPATPEEVDVFLAKLEKTTKLNKQELAVIQKVFVKKKTQ, from the coding sequence ATGAAATATTCTAAAATTATTCTGGTTCTTACTGTACTGTTATTTCAGTTCAGCTTTGCACAGGAAAAAGCAGATGTTGTTTTAAATAAGGCGTTAACTGAAGCCAAAAAAGAGAATAAAAATGTGCTCCTGGTTTTTCATGCTTCATGGTGCCAGTGGTGTAAATTGATGGAGAAAAATATGAATCTTCCTGAAACAAAACCTCTTTTTGATAAAAACTATGTGACTGCTTATGTAGATGTTCAGGAAAGAGGAGAAAAAAAAGCTCTTGAGAATCCAGGCGGACAGGAAATAATGAATAAGTATAAAGGTGAAAATGCCGGCCTTCCTTTTTGGTTGGTATTAAACCCTAAAGGTGAAGTTCTGGCAGATTCTTTTAATGACAAAGGAGAAAATCTGGGATCTCCGGCAACTCCTGAAGAAGTAGATGTATTTTTAGCAAAACTGGAAAAAACTACAAAATTGAATAAGCAGGAACTTGCAGTAATTCAGAAAGTTTTTGTAAAGAAAAAAACGCAATAA